Proteins from a single region of Nerophis ophidion isolate RoL-2023_Sa linkage group LG08, RoL_Noph_v1.0, whole genome shotgun sequence:
- the LOC133557883 gene encoding protein Tob1-like, producing MQLEIQVALNFIISYLYNKLPRRRVNIFGEELESQLRKKYEGHWYPDKPYKGSGYRCIHVGEKVDPVVEKAAKESGLDIEDVRNNLPQDLSVWIDPFEVSYQIGEKGPVKVLYVDDNGENGSELDKEIKNSFNPEAQVFMPITEPVGPSSESSSPSPPFEQSATVSPSFMPRSTQPLTFTTATFAATKFGSTKMKSGGRSNNAPGGSSNKVARSSPVSHLGLNVNTLLKQKAISTSMHSLYGLGLVQQQQKASALSPNAKEFVFPNLQGQTSPRAVFPSEGSLGLGPAPYNNAFDVFAAYGSLNDKSLTDGLNFGLSNMQYSNQQFQPVMAN from the coding sequence ATGCAGCTTGAAATTCAAGTAGCACTTAACTTTATTATTTCCTATTTATACAACAAACTCCCCCGACGACGTGTGAATATCTTTGGCGAAGAGCTCGAGAGCCAGCTGAGGAAAAAATATGAAGGCCACTGGTATCCAGATAAGCCATACAAGGGTTCGGGGTACAGATGCATCCACGTAGGGGAGAAAGTGGATCCTGTGGTGGAGAAGGCAGCCAAAGAGAGCGGGCTGGACATTGAAGATGTCCGGAATAACCTCCCTCAGGACCTTAGCGTGTGGATTGATCCGTTTGAGGTTTCTTACCAGATCGGAGAGAAGGGACCGGTCAAGGTGCTATATGTGGATGATAACGGTGAGAATGGCTCAGAACTGGACAAAGAGATCAAGAACAGTTTTAATCCCGAGGCACAAGTCTTTATGCCAATCACGGAGCCCGTCGGGCCTTCCTCGGAATCCAGCTCCCCTTCCCCACCTTTTGAGCAGTCGGCCACCGTCAGCCCCTCGTTCATGCCACGTTCCACCCAGCCTCTGACCTTCACCACTGCTACCTTTGCCGCCACCAAATTCGGATCCACCAAGATGAAGAGCGGCGGCCGCAGCAACAACGCCCCGGGCGGCAGTAGCAACAAGGTGGCTCGCTCGTCCCCCGTCAGCCACCTGGGTCTGAATGTCAACACCCTCCTTAAGCAGAAAGCTATTTCCACCTCCATGCACTCACTGTACGGGCTGGGCCTGGTGCAGCAGCAGCAGAAGGCCTCCGCTCTCTCCCCCAACGCCAAGGAGTTTGTGTTCCCCAACCTCCAGGGTCAGACCAGCCCCAGAGCTGTGTTCCCCAGCGAAGGTTCCCTGGGGCTTGGACCTGCGCCGTACAACAATGCCTTTGACGTGTTCGCAGCCTACGGAAGCCTCAACGACAAGTCACTCACGGACGGCCTCAACTTCGGTCTGAGCAACATGCAGTATTCTAACCAGCAATTCCAGCCTGTCATGGCAAACTAA